From one Humulus lupulus chromosome 8, drHumLupu1.1, whole genome shotgun sequence genomic stretch:
- the LOC133796082 gene encoding uncharacterized protein LOC133796082 produces the protein MTRILIPPNCSLDNLVNLIKNEIKEKTTTIEVSYQVEKGTPPMTVVTDNSMLLFLEIKKKVAAKITYLPLCVTIVQESSNENDFLLLANQKATAGEMEVGTLLMQANQASINEQMLLEEGMSNTTNDSINVSYIPHFAEEVADFIIEDNTKRKKKLDEIQLVISDYRVNTIEQGKIYKDKNTIKSALSYYAMLHNFQFKTKRSEPREYLVTCADETCNWLVRASKYRNQDLFKVRKCNPNHTCSIEIVLEDHMQAKSIVVGELIKNKYNSIKRNYTPNDIMNDMNDDFGETMVYTKAWRSREKALRPVRGNPNDSYQKLPIYLYMLKQANLGTITHLLIDKEDRFKYLYIAFSNSIKTSTLDSNNNIFVLAFGIADSENDNSWLWFFSKLRDTYGEPEGLAIVSDKHKSIDSAVHMVYPNAFHGACMFHLLNNLKGKYGSHGEELQMKFIAAAKAYSKTECEHYMRGLDRIDRRIRPYLEKAKYETWARSYSPTKRYTMMTSNIVESLNAALKAARNLPIDILVECLRSLVQKWVWNNSNNANGTFTKVSTATENELRHDIVSKMKYEVLPFNTIEYQVRDQKGINFTVNIYNRTCTCNRFQEDEIPCGHAVVVIAKRNFSVCDCCAKFYRTETLKALYQENVHSLPHKDEWNLPQHLDIIVLPPNATIPAGRPRKKRIRSRGEHKVIITCGKCAQPGHNRKTCRNPPYEKSNKQKKPKT, from the exons ATGACTAGGATATTAATACCACCAAATTGTTCTCTTGACaacttggtgaatttgataaaaaaTGAGATAAAGGAAAAAACAACAACTATTGAAGTTTCTTATCAAGTAGAAAAAGGAACACCACCAATGACGGTTGTAACAGACAATTCAATGTTGTTATTtctggaaataaagaaaaaagttgcTGCAAAAATAACATATTTACCATTGTGTGTCACTATAGTTCAAGAATCAAGCAATGAAAATGACTTTCTTCTACTAGCAAATCAGAAAGCTACAGCAGGAGAAATGGAGGTGGGGACATTATTAATGCAAGCAAATCAAGCTTCCATCAATGAACAAATGTTACTTGAAGAAGGCATGTCAAACACAACAAATGACAGCATAAATGTGTCATACATACCTCATTTTGCTGAAGAAGTAGCTGATTTCATAATTGAGGacaatacaaaaagaaaaaagaagttggaTGAAATCCAACTAGTAATATCTGATTACAGAGTCAACACAATAGAGCAAGGGAAAATTTACAAGGATAAGAACACAATCAAATCAGCTCTTAGCTACTATGCAATGCTGCATAACTTccagttcaaaacaaaaagatcagAACCTAGAGAATACCTAGTTACTTGCGCAGATGAAACATGCAATTGGTTGGTGAGAGCATCTAAGTACAGAAATCAAGATTTATTCAAGGTACGGAAATGCAATCCAAATCACACTTGCTCTATTGAAATTGTTTTGGAAGACCATATGCAAGCAAAAAGCATCGTAGTTGGGGAattaataaagaataagtacaatTCAATCAAAAGAAATTACACTCCAAATGACATCATGAATGATATGAATGATGACTTCGGTGAAACTATGGTATACACAAAAGCATGGAGATCAAGAGAGAAAGCTTTGCGTCCAGTAAGAGGGAACCCTAATGATTCATATCAAAAGTTGCCAATATATCTTTACATGTTGAAGCAAGCAAATTTAGGAACAATAACACACCTACTCATAGACAAGGAAGATAGATTCAAATACCTATACATAGctttctctaactcaatcaaga CATCAACGTTAGATTCAAACAACAACATTTTCGTGTTGGCTTTTGGAATAGCAGACTCTGAAAATGATAACTCATGGCTTTGGTTCTTCTCCAAACTGAGAGACACCTATGGGGAACCCGAAG GATTGGCTATAGTTTCTGACAAACATAAGAGCATAGATAGTGCAGTACATATGGTGTACCCAAATGCATTCCATGGAGCTTGCATGTTTCACTTACTCAATAATTTGAAAGGAAAATATGGGAGCCATGGAGAAGAGCTACAAATGAAATTCATTGCAGCAGCAAAAGCATACTCAAAGACAGAATGTGAACACTACATGAGAGGTCTTGATAGAATTGATAGACGCATTAGGCCCTATTTAGAAAAAGCCAAGTATGAAACTTGGGCAAGATCATACTCGCCAACAAAAAGATACACCATGATGACATCCAACATCGTAGAATCACTCAACGCTGCACTAAAAGCTGCAAGAAATCTCCCCATTGATATCTTGGTTGAATGCCTTAGAAGTTTGGTTCAAAAGTGGGTTTGGAACAACTCAAATAATGCAAATGGAACATTCACAAAAGTCTCTACAGCAACAGAGAATGAATTGAGACATGACATTGTTTCAAAAATGAAGTATGAG GTCTTGCCTTTCAACACAATAGAATACCAAGTTCGTGATCAAAAGGGGATAAATTTCAcagtaaatatatataatagaacaTGTACTTGCAATAGGTTCCAAGAAGATGAAATACCTTGTGGCCATGCAGTAGTTGTCATTGCAAAGAGAAACTTTAGTGTGTGTGATTGTTGTGCAAAATTCTACAGAACAGAAACGTTGAAAgcattgtatcaagaaaatgttcATTCTTTGCCCCATAAAGATGAATGGAATCTCCCACAACACTTGGACATAATAGTGCTACCTCCAAATGCAACAATCCCTGCAGGAAGaccaagaaagaaaagaataagatcaAGAGGGGAACATAAAGTAATAATCACCTGTGGGAAATGTGCGCAACCAGGACATAACAGGAAGACTTGCAGGAATCCTCCATATGAGAAGTCAAACAAACAGAAAAAGCCAAAAACATAG